One segment of Salvia splendens isolate huo1 chromosome 20, SspV2, whole genome shotgun sequence DNA contains the following:
- the LOC121782658 gene encoding uncharacterized protein LOC121782658 isoform X2, with protein sequence MDIVVLGESPGNSGFADSTSKVGSFVQISSIAIDISSSMEAIEPPEHEHFSIRGFVAGMRKKDWKTCFPFASQGKDIDPVNNLPPLFVPEFRWWQCSSCIPNVEMKRTTKEVATKSDPSTSSCENVGAKDGFSILRRDNTVEEPDNTSSGSDGTFSVLPHKRKPKLRSLADILVEKRNQTSSIPRTRSASSGGVQIASTKMEAVLVPQLQVAIPAGVAEAAQCPGRKRKIVLEEDREPLAATFPRDFAKRTKGPVLDAEKSSRRVEITDTVTKVVDSMRLDFPRTQQVQPKKVKAIDANKKMRHIRREDEMAQMGEPNNVSSANLQEQVVPVETNLGGAPSMAKTPEVGTDDDTLLPPRKRIFRNCNIGGTMAFGLSLNSSMDAVGSVREHRFIPDLNLEFPEKDAMEEEQQSTILYEERRFPLQKNLDAPVSCSYETVRQGKRISEPRNKDNNAELGPSDDIPIEIVELLARNQHERELEYSRRHLLGINDTTKGYSSAVAVDGTVRFPLPSRINGLKVANVNMGVQPNKYWMDMSKPEKSHFRLSSSSTPSQLRKPEYPTSASIMAGPKSISLEDMLYSRATDNVPFRLSNPPIQPSRHSFLDECHRGRTVDGKGKTAVPDVAELKEGRIIGSSDPYQNDTIPAMQLLSLMDQRVKSGPSYKVGPVNKPLSSCKHHPRLNGKENHSFLRGPYFPQNGSSLLRYGVYSSGESSFTSSPNLRVPKVVRNSKTTLLDGPDELERRTARSNEAFGECTLNRNPADFSFPQVGNEFTISAKDLRPRKKRNGLKERSRLGNVDGRKRQRMACRKNELEC encoded by the exons ATGGATATTGTTGTATTGGGAGAAAGTCCAGGAAACAGTGGTTTTGCAGATTCTACATCGAAAGTAGGATCATTTGTTCAGATTAGCtcaatagctattgacattagTAGTTCCATGGAAGCGATTGAGCCACCAGAACATGAGCATTTTTCTATACG TGGTTTTGTTGCTGGGATGAGAAAAAAAGATTGGAAGACATGTTTTCCGTTTGCTTCTCAAGGCAAAGACATTGATCCAGTGAATAATTTGCCTCCTCTATTTGTTCCTGAATTTCGATGGTGGCAGTGTTCAAGCTGCATTCCAAATGTTGAAATGAAGAGAACAACAAAAGAAGTGGCGACCAAAAGTGATCCCAGTACAAGTTCTTGTGAGAATGTTGGAGCAAAGGATGGCTTCTCCATACTCAGGAGAGACAACACAG TTGAAGAGCCAGATAACACATCATCGGGAAGCGATGGTACTTTCAGTGTACTGCCACATAAGAGAAAGCCGAAGCTACGATCTTTGGCTGATATATTGGTGGAAAAAAGGAATCAAACTAGCAGTATTCCAAGGACAAGATCTGCCTCATCAGGTGGAGTGCAGATTGCATCTACTAAGATGGAAGCAGTTTTAGTTCCTCAGCTTCAGGTAGCCATCCCTGCTGGTGTTGCAGAAGCTGCTCAATGTCCTGGGAGGAAAAGAAAGATCGTTCTTGAAGAAGACAGAGAGCCTCTAGCAGCAACCTTTCCAAGGGATTTCGCTAAGAGAACTAAGGGCCCTGTGCTTGATGCGGAAAAAAGTTCTAGGCGAGTCGAAATTACTGATACCGTAACTAAAGTGGTTGATTCTATGAGATTGGATTTTCCAAGGACTCAGCAGGTCCAGCCCAAAAAGGTTAAAGCTATTGATGCGAACAAAAAGATGAGGCACATCCGTAGAGAGGATGAAATGGCCCAAATGGGAGAGCCAAACAACGTTTCCTCTGCAAATTTACAGGAACAAGTGGTTCCTGTGGAGACAAATCTGGGAGGTGCTCCTTCCATGGCTAAGACACCGGAAGTTGGAACAGATGATGACACTTTATTGCCTCCCAGAAAAAGAATCTTTAGAAATTGCAATATCGGAGGAACCATGGCATTCGGCCTTTCACTCAATAGTTCTATGGATGCTGTAGGTAGTGTCAGGGAACATAGGTTCATTCCTGATCTCAATTTGGAATTTCCAGAGAAGGATGCTATGGAAGAAGAGCAACAATCCACTATTCTTTACGAGGAGAGGCGTTTTCCCCTGCAAAAAAATTTG GATGCCCCTGTCTCCTGCAGTTATGAGACTGTTAGACAAGGCAAGCGAATATCTGAGCCGAGAAACAAGGATAACAACGCAGAACTTGGACCATCAGATGACATACCAATAGAAATAGTTGAACTGTTGGCCAGAAACCAACATGAAAGAGAACTTGAATATTCGAGGAGACATCTGCTGGGAATCAATGATACAACGAAAGGATATTCTTCTGCAGTTGCTGTGGATGGCACGGTCCGTTTTCCTCTTCCCAGCAGAATAAATGGTTTAAAAGTGGCAAATGTAAACATGGGTGTCCAACCAAATAAATACTGGATGGATATGAGCAAACCAGAGAAAAGTCACTTTAGACTCTCGAGTTCATCTACTCCAAGCCAACTGAGGAAACCGGAGTATCCCACATCAGCTTCTATAATGGCGGGACCAAAGTCTATTTCATTGGAAGATATGCTGTATTCCCGTGCCACGGATAATGTACCTTTTCGTCTCAGCAATCCCCCCATTCAGCCGAGTCGACATTCATTCTTAGACGAGTGTCACAGAGGAAGGACTGTCGACGGCAAGGGAAAGACAGCTGTACCTGATGTGGCTGAGCTCAAAGAGGGGAGAATTATAGGATCATCAGATCCTTACCAGAACGATACAATTCCAGCAATGCAGTTGTTATCCTTGATGGATCAGAGAGTTAAATCGGGCCCTTCTTACAAAGTAGGTCCTGTTAATAAGCCCTTGTCTTCCTGCAAGCACCACCCGCGTCTAAATGGAAAGGAGAACCACAGCTTCCTTCGCGGGCCGTACTTTCCTCAAAATGGCAGTTCTTTGTTAAGATATGGTGTTTATTCCTCTGGCGAAAGCTCTTTCACATCTTCACCTAATTTAAGAG tACCTAAAGTGGTCAGAAACTCAAAAACCACTCTCTTGGATGGACCGGATGAGCTTGAGAGACGGACAGCAAGAAGTAATGAAGCCTTTGGTGAGTGCACTCTCAACAGGAATCCTGCAGACTTCAGCTTTCCTCAAGTAGGAAATGAGTTCACCATAAGCGCAAAAGATTTGAGGCCTAGGAAGAAGAGGAATGGTTTGAAAGAAAGGTCGCGGTTAGGGAATGTCGATGGCAGGAAAAGACAAAGAATGGCTTGCAGGAAGAACGAGTTAGAATGCTGA
- the LOC121782658 gene encoding uncharacterized protein LOC121782658 isoform X3 — MEAIEPPEHEHFSIRGFVAGMRKKDWKTCFPFASQGKDIDPVNNLPPLFVPEFRWWQCSSCIPNVEMKRTTKEVATKSDPSTSSCENVGAKDGFSILRRDNTDMVCLADHSSCAVEEPDNTSSGSDGTFSVLPHKRKPKLRSLADILVEKRNQTSSIPRTRSASSGGVQIASTKMEAVLVPQLQVAIPAGVAEAAQCPGRKRKIVLEEDREPLAATFPRDFAKRTKGPVLDAEKSSRRVEITDTVTKVVDSMRLDFPRTQQVQPKKVKAIDANKKMRHIRREDEMAQMGEPNNVSSANLQEQVVPVETNLGGAPSMAKTPEVGTDDDTLLPPRKRIFRNCNIGGTMAFGLSLNSSMDAVGSVREHRFIPDLNLEFPEKDAMEEEQQSTILYEERRFPLQKNLDAPVSCSYETVRQGKRISEPRNKDNNAELGPSDDIPIEIVELLARNQHERELEYSRRHLLGINDTTKGYSSAVAVDGTVRFPLPSRINGLKVANVNMGVQPNKYWMDMSKPEKSHFRLSSSSTPSQLRKPEYPTSASIMAGPKSISLEDMLYSRATDNVPFRLSNPPIQPSRHSFLDECHRGRTVDGKGKTAVPDVAELKEGRIIGSSDPYQNDTIPAMQLLSLMDQRVKSGPSYKVGPVNKPLSSCKHHPRLNGKENHSFLRGPYFPQNGSSLLRYGVYSSGESSFTSSPNLRVPKVVRNSKTTLLDGPDELERRTARSNEAFGECTLNRNPADFSFPQVGNEFTISAKDLRPRKKRNGLKERSRLGNVDGRKRQRMACRKNELEC; from the exons ATGGAAGCGATTGAGCCACCAGAACATGAGCATTTTTCTATACG TGGTTTTGTTGCTGGGATGAGAAAAAAAGATTGGAAGACATGTTTTCCGTTTGCTTCTCAAGGCAAAGACATTGATCCAGTGAATAATTTGCCTCCTCTATTTGTTCCTGAATTTCGATGGTGGCAGTGTTCAAGCTGCATTCCAAATGTTGAAATGAAGAGAACAACAAAAGAAGTGGCGACCAAAAGTGATCCCAGTACAAGTTCTTGTGAGAATGTTGGAGCAAAGGATGGCTTCTCCATACTCAGGAGAGACAACACAG ATATGGTATGTCTTGCTGACCACTCTTCATGCGCAGTTGAAGAGCCAGATAACACATCATCGGGAAGCGATGGTACTTTCAGTGTACTGCCACATAAGAGAAAGCCGAAGCTACGATCTTTGGCTGATATATTGGTGGAAAAAAGGAATCAAACTAGCAGTATTCCAAGGACAAGATCTGCCTCATCAGGTGGAGTGCAGATTGCATCTACTAAGATGGAAGCAGTTTTAGTTCCTCAGCTTCAGGTAGCCATCCCTGCTGGTGTTGCAGAAGCTGCTCAATGTCCTGGGAGGAAAAGAAAGATCGTTCTTGAAGAAGACAGAGAGCCTCTAGCAGCAACCTTTCCAAGGGATTTCGCTAAGAGAACTAAGGGCCCTGTGCTTGATGCGGAAAAAAGTTCTAGGCGAGTCGAAATTACTGATACCGTAACTAAAGTGGTTGATTCTATGAGATTGGATTTTCCAAGGACTCAGCAGGTCCAGCCCAAAAAGGTTAAAGCTATTGATGCGAACAAAAAGATGAGGCACATCCGTAGAGAGGATGAAATGGCCCAAATGGGAGAGCCAAACAACGTTTCCTCTGCAAATTTACAGGAACAAGTGGTTCCTGTGGAGACAAATCTGGGAGGTGCTCCTTCCATGGCTAAGACACCGGAAGTTGGAACAGATGATGACACTTTATTGCCTCCCAGAAAAAGAATCTTTAGAAATTGCAATATCGGAGGAACCATGGCATTCGGCCTTTCACTCAATAGTTCTATGGATGCTGTAGGTAGTGTCAGGGAACATAGGTTCATTCCTGATCTCAATTTGGAATTTCCAGAGAAGGATGCTATGGAAGAAGAGCAACAATCCACTATTCTTTACGAGGAGAGGCGTTTTCCCCTGCAAAAAAATTTG GATGCCCCTGTCTCCTGCAGTTATGAGACTGTTAGACAAGGCAAGCGAATATCTGAGCCGAGAAACAAGGATAACAACGCAGAACTTGGACCATCAGATGACATACCAATAGAAATAGTTGAACTGTTGGCCAGAAACCAACATGAAAGAGAACTTGAATATTCGAGGAGACATCTGCTGGGAATCAATGATACAACGAAAGGATATTCTTCTGCAGTTGCTGTGGATGGCACGGTCCGTTTTCCTCTTCCCAGCAGAATAAATGGTTTAAAAGTGGCAAATGTAAACATGGGTGTCCAACCAAATAAATACTGGATGGATATGAGCAAACCAGAGAAAAGTCACTTTAGACTCTCGAGTTCATCTACTCCAAGCCAACTGAGGAAACCGGAGTATCCCACATCAGCTTCTATAATGGCGGGACCAAAGTCTATTTCATTGGAAGATATGCTGTATTCCCGTGCCACGGATAATGTACCTTTTCGTCTCAGCAATCCCCCCATTCAGCCGAGTCGACATTCATTCTTAGACGAGTGTCACAGAGGAAGGACTGTCGACGGCAAGGGAAAGACAGCTGTACCTGATGTGGCTGAGCTCAAAGAGGGGAGAATTATAGGATCATCAGATCCTTACCAGAACGATACAATTCCAGCAATGCAGTTGTTATCCTTGATGGATCAGAGAGTTAAATCGGGCCCTTCTTACAAAGTAGGTCCTGTTAATAAGCCCTTGTCTTCCTGCAAGCACCACCCGCGTCTAAATGGAAAGGAGAACCACAGCTTCCTTCGCGGGCCGTACTTTCCTCAAAATGGCAGTTCTTTGTTAAGATATGGTGTTTATTCCTCTGGCGAAAGCTCTTTCACATCTTCACCTAATTTAAGAG tACCTAAAGTGGTCAGAAACTCAAAAACCACTCTCTTGGATGGACCGGATGAGCTTGAGAGACGGACAGCAAGAAGTAATGAAGCCTTTGGTGAGTGCACTCTCAACAGGAATCCTGCAGACTTCAGCTTTCCTCAAGTAGGAAATGAGTTCACCATAAGCGCAAAAGATTTGAGGCCTAGGAAGAAGAGGAATGGTTTGAAAGAAAGGTCGCGGTTAGGGAATGTCGATGGCAGGAAAAGACAAAGAATGGCTTGCAGGAAGAACGAGTTAGAATGCTGA
- the LOC121782658 gene encoding uncharacterized protein LOC121782658 isoform X1: protein MDIVVLGESPGNSGFADSTSKVGSFVQISSIAIDISSSMEAIEPPEHEHFSIRGFVAGMRKKDWKTCFPFASQGKDIDPVNNLPPLFVPEFRWWQCSSCIPNVEMKRTTKEVATKSDPSTSSCENVGAKDGFSILRRDNTDMVCLADHSSCAVEEPDNTSSGSDGTFSVLPHKRKPKLRSLADILVEKRNQTSSIPRTRSASSGGVQIASTKMEAVLVPQLQVAIPAGVAEAAQCPGRKRKIVLEEDREPLAATFPRDFAKRTKGPVLDAEKSSRRVEITDTVTKVVDSMRLDFPRTQQVQPKKVKAIDANKKMRHIRREDEMAQMGEPNNVSSANLQEQVVPVETNLGGAPSMAKTPEVGTDDDTLLPPRKRIFRNCNIGGTMAFGLSLNSSMDAVGSVREHRFIPDLNLEFPEKDAMEEEQQSTILYEERRFPLQKNLDAPVSCSYETVRQGKRISEPRNKDNNAELGPSDDIPIEIVELLARNQHERELEYSRRHLLGINDTTKGYSSAVAVDGTVRFPLPSRINGLKVANVNMGVQPNKYWMDMSKPEKSHFRLSSSSTPSQLRKPEYPTSASIMAGPKSISLEDMLYSRATDNVPFRLSNPPIQPSRHSFLDECHRGRTVDGKGKTAVPDVAELKEGRIIGSSDPYQNDTIPAMQLLSLMDQRVKSGPSYKVGPVNKPLSSCKHHPRLNGKENHSFLRGPYFPQNGSSLLRYGVYSSGESSFTSSPNLRVPKVVRNSKTTLLDGPDELERRTARSNEAFGECTLNRNPADFSFPQVGNEFTISAKDLRPRKKRNGLKERSRLGNVDGRKRQRMACRKNELEC, encoded by the exons ATGGATATTGTTGTATTGGGAGAAAGTCCAGGAAACAGTGGTTTTGCAGATTCTACATCGAAAGTAGGATCATTTGTTCAGATTAGCtcaatagctattgacattagTAGTTCCATGGAAGCGATTGAGCCACCAGAACATGAGCATTTTTCTATACG TGGTTTTGTTGCTGGGATGAGAAAAAAAGATTGGAAGACATGTTTTCCGTTTGCTTCTCAAGGCAAAGACATTGATCCAGTGAATAATTTGCCTCCTCTATTTGTTCCTGAATTTCGATGGTGGCAGTGTTCAAGCTGCATTCCAAATGTTGAAATGAAGAGAACAACAAAAGAAGTGGCGACCAAAAGTGATCCCAGTACAAGTTCTTGTGAGAATGTTGGAGCAAAGGATGGCTTCTCCATACTCAGGAGAGACAACACAG ATATGGTATGTCTTGCTGACCACTCTTCATGCGCAGTTGAAGAGCCAGATAACACATCATCGGGAAGCGATGGTACTTTCAGTGTACTGCCACATAAGAGAAAGCCGAAGCTACGATCTTTGGCTGATATATTGGTGGAAAAAAGGAATCAAACTAGCAGTATTCCAAGGACAAGATCTGCCTCATCAGGTGGAGTGCAGATTGCATCTACTAAGATGGAAGCAGTTTTAGTTCCTCAGCTTCAGGTAGCCATCCCTGCTGGTGTTGCAGAAGCTGCTCAATGTCCTGGGAGGAAAAGAAAGATCGTTCTTGAAGAAGACAGAGAGCCTCTAGCAGCAACCTTTCCAAGGGATTTCGCTAAGAGAACTAAGGGCCCTGTGCTTGATGCGGAAAAAAGTTCTAGGCGAGTCGAAATTACTGATACCGTAACTAAAGTGGTTGATTCTATGAGATTGGATTTTCCAAGGACTCAGCAGGTCCAGCCCAAAAAGGTTAAAGCTATTGATGCGAACAAAAAGATGAGGCACATCCGTAGAGAGGATGAAATGGCCCAAATGGGAGAGCCAAACAACGTTTCCTCTGCAAATTTACAGGAACAAGTGGTTCCTGTGGAGACAAATCTGGGAGGTGCTCCTTCCATGGCTAAGACACCGGAAGTTGGAACAGATGATGACACTTTATTGCCTCCCAGAAAAAGAATCTTTAGAAATTGCAATATCGGAGGAACCATGGCATTCGGCCTTTCACTCAATAGTTCTATGGATGCTGTAGGTAGTGTCAGGGAACATAGGTTCATTCCTGATCTCAATTTGGAATTTCCAGAGAAGGATGCTATGGAAGAAGAGCAACAATCCACTATTCTTTACGAGGAGAGGCGTTTTCCCCTGCAAAAAAATTTG GATGCCCCTGTCTCCTGCAGTTATGAGACTGTTAGACAAGGCAAGCGAATATCTGAGCCGAGAAACAAGGATAACAACGCAGAACTTGGACCATCAGATGACATACCAATAGAAATAGTTGAACTGTTGGCCAGAAACCAACATGAAAGAGAACTTGAATATTCGAGGAGACATCTGCTGGGAATCAATGATACAACGAAAGGATATTCTTCTGCAGTTGCTGTGGATGGCACGGTCCGTTTTCCTCTTCCCAGCAGAATAAATGGTTTAAAAGTGGCAAATGTAAACATGGGTGTCCAACCAAATAAATACTGGATGGATATGAGCAAACCAGAGAAAAGTCACTTTAGACTCTCGAGTTCATCTACTCCAAGCCAACTGAGGAAACCGGAGTATCCCACATCAGCTTCTATAATGGCGGGACCAAAGTCTATTTCATTGGAAGATATGCTGTATTCCCGTGCCACGGATAATGTACCTTTTCGTCTCAGCAATCCCCCCATTCAGCCGAGTCGACATTCATTCTTAGACGAGTGTCACAGAGGAAGGACTGTCGACGGCAAGGGAAAGACAGCTGTACCTGATGTGGCTGAGCTCAAAGAGGGGAGAATTATAGGATCATCAGATCCTTACCAGAACGATACAATTCCAGCAATGCAGTTGTTATCCTTGATGGATCAGAGAGTTAAATCGGGCCCTTCTTACAAAGTAGGTCCTGTTAATAAGCCCTTGTCTTCCTGCAAGCACCACCCGCGTCTAAATGGAAAGGAGAACCACAGCTTCCTTCGCGGGCCGTACTTTCCTCAAAATGGCAGTTCTTTGTTAAGATATGGTGTTTATTCCTCTGGCGAAAGCTCTTTCACATCTTCACCTAATTTAAGAG tACCTAAAGTGGTCAGAAACTCAAAAACCACTCTCTTGGATGGACCGGATGAGCTTGAGAGACGGACAGCAAGAAGTAATGAAGCCTTTGGTGAGTGCACTCTCAACAGGAATCCTGCAGACTTCAGCTTTCCTCAAGTAGGAAATGAGTTCACCATAAGCGCAAAAGATTTGAGGCCTAGGAAGAAGAGGAATGGTTTGAAAGAAAGGTCGCGGTTAGGGAATGTCGATGGCAGGAAAAGACAAAGAATGGCTTGCAGGAAGAACGAGTTAGAATGCTGA
- the LOC121780552 gene encoding uncharacterized protein LOC121780552, with the protein MDHSAASAEMRSDFLQLLRSRRTAEVPLSVESAQPVKDPLFQETPTPTYSEAMESCPKKEIPNFKELLQEENFYLTTEAGEQGRLPVMLLKLKEVTPERRPAVVFLHSTHKNKEWLRPLLEAYASRNYIAIAIDSRYHGERARNLTTYQDALVSSWKHGDTMPFIFDTVWDLIKLADHLVERLDIDPSRIGITGESLGGMHAWLGAAADTRYSVVAPRNWSSGVPLGD; encoded by the exons ATGGACCATTCCGCCGCCTCCGCCGAGATGCGCTCCGACTTCCTGCAGCTCCTCCGCAGCCGCCGGACTGCCGAAG TTCCTCTTTCTGTTGAATCTGCGCAGCCTGTAAAAGATCCACTATTTCAGGAAACTCCGACGCCAACCTACAGTGAG GCTATGGAGTCGTGTCCAAAGAAAGAGATTCCGAATTTCAAGGAACTGCTTCAAGAGGAGAATTTTTACCTAACTACTGAG GCAGGGGAGCAAGGACGTCTGCCGGTAATGCTATTGAAGCTGAAAGAGGTTACTCCGGAGAGAAGGCCAGCAGTGGTTTTCCTGCATAGCACACATAAAAACAAAGAGTGGTTGAGGCCACTACTTGAG GCGTATGCTTCAAGAAATTATATTGCTATAGCCATTGATTCGCGTTATCACGGAGAGCGTGCTAGAAACTTGACAACCTACCAAGAT GCTCTAGTATCATCGTGGAAACATGGAGATACGATGCCTTTCATTTTTGATACG GTATGGGACTTGATAAAATTGGCAGATCATCTTGTAGAAAGGCTGGATATCGATCCTTCTAGGATAGGAATTACTGGTGAATCACTGGGAG GAATGCACGCATGGCTTGGTGCGGCTGCTGATACTCGTTATTCAGTAGTTGCCCCCCGTAATTGGAGTTCAG GGGTTCCGTTGGGCGATTGA
- the LOC121780553 gene encoding protein PEROXIN-4-like — MQASRARLFKEYKEVQREKTADPDIQLVCDDSNIFKWTALIKGPSETPYEGGVFQLAFSVPEQYPLQPPQVRFLTKIFHPNVHFKTGEICLDILKNAWSPAWTLQSVCRAIIALMAHPEADSPLNCDSGNLLRSGDVRGFHSMAKMYTRLAAMTKKG, encoded by the exons ATGCAG GCATCAAGGGCAAGGCTCTTTAAGGAATACAAAGAAGTGCAGCGAGAGAAAACGGCAGATCCTGATATCCAACTCGTTTGTGATGATTCAAACATATTTAAATGGACTGCACTCATAAAG GGGCCATCCGAAACTCCTTATGAGGGTGGAGTTTTCCAGCTTGCTTTCTCTGTACCTGAGCAGTATCCTTTGCAGCCACCTCAAGTTCGGTTCTTAACCAAAATATTCCATCCAAATGTGCATTTCAAG ACAGGTGAGATTTGCCTTGATATAttgaagaatgcttggagtccAGCATGGACGCTGCAATCAGTTTGTCGAGCTATAATCGCTCTGATGGCTCATCCAGAGGCTGATAGCCCGCTGAACTGTGATTCAG GCAACCTTCTCCGGTCTGGTGACGTCAGAGGATTCCATTCTATGGCCAAGATGTACACAAGACTTGCAGCCATGACCAAGAAGGGGTAA